From a single Desulfomonilia bacterium genomic region:
- a CDS encoding acyl-CoA dehydrogenase family protein: MDFNLNDEQRMLIQTLRTMGEREKFRDLAKHIDATGEFPYHLMPKYAEMGLLGMTLSTEYGGGGQPGINAILAIEELAKFSPMIAAPVFESNVGPVRVIDIFGTEEQKRSIIPDVCRGEKSVSVCMTEPAVGSDLTALGTTVVEDGDDYILNGRKTFITGGGHASHYMVYTRFGDVKGYKGIGGIIVEKGMPGFTFGKQEEFMGLRGMPSCDLIFEDVRVPKKNVVIGQGDFTKLMTTFDIERCGNSAMCLGVAAGALEEAKNYAMQRNAFGRPICEFQAIQFMTVDMAMKLDAARLLVYRAACGAGQGLPSVYEASMGKCFANEMVIEVTNTAMQILGGYGYSKEFPVERMLRDGRAWCVAGGTVQMLRITLASFLYGRRFDQRKGK, from the coding sequence ATGGATTTCAACCTTAACGACGAACAGAGGATGCTCATTCAGACACTTCGAACAATGGGGGAACGCGAAAAATTCAGAGACCTTGCCAAGCACATAGATGCAACCGGCGAGTTTCCTTATCACCTGATGCCGAAATATGCAGAGATGGGGCTTCTAGGCATGACTCTGTCCACTGAATACGGAGGCGGCGGACAGCCTGGAATCAACGCAATTCTCGCCATAGAGGAACTGGCGAAATTCTCCCCCATGATAGCTGCGCCCGTATTCGAATCCAATGTAGGCCCTGTGAGGGTAATAGACATATTCGGTACTGAAGAGCAGAAGCGCTCCATCATTCCCGATGTATGCAGGGGAGAGAAGAGCGTTTCGGTATGCATGACCGAACCTGCGGTCGGTTCCGACCTGACCGCGCTGGGAACAACTGTCGTTGAAGACGGCGACGACTATATCCTGAATGGCCGCAAGACATTCATTACAGGAGGCGGACATGCCAGCCATTACATGGTGTACACCAGGTTCGGAGACGTAAAGGGATATAAGGGAATAGGAGGAATCATCGTCGAGAAAGGCATGCCGGGCTTCACATTCGGCAAGCAGGAAGAATTCATGGGCCTAAGGGGTATGCCTTCTTGCGACCTCATCTTCGAAGACGTAAGGGTGCCAAAGAAAAACGTCGTTATCGGCCAGGGCGACTTTACCAAACTCATGACCACATTCGATATAGAACGCTGCGGCAACTCCGCAATGTGCCTGGGCGTAGCCGCAGGCGCCCTGGAAGAGGCCAAAAACTATGCAATGCAGCGTAACGCCTTCGGACGTCCGATCTGCGAATTCCAGGCCATCCAGTTCATGACGGTCGATATGGCCATGAAGCTCGATGCGGCAAGGCTGCTTGTATATCGCGCAGCGTGCGGCGCTGGACAGGGTCTTCCTTCCGTTTACGAGGCCTCGATGGGCAAGTGCTTTGCCAACGAGATGGTTATAGAGGTGACGAACACGGCCATGCAGATTCTGGGAGGCTACGGATACAGCAAAGAATTCCCGGTCGAAAGGATGCTCAGGGACGGCCGGGCATGGTGCGTTGCAGGGGGTACGGTGCAGATGCTCCGCATCACATTGGCTTCTTTCCTTTACGGCAGACGCTTCGACCAGAGAAAAGGGAAATAA
- a CDS encoding rod shape-determining protein has protein sequence MLVQWFFGMFSNDLAIDLGTANTLVFVKDKGIVLNEPSVVAVKMEGGENRVLAVGVDAKKMLGRTPENIQAIRPLKDGVIADFDATQAMLQYFIKKVHNNRRMLVMPRIIICVPSGITQVEKRAVKESAEAAGAREVHIVYEPMAAAIGAGLPVSEPTSSMIVDIGGGTTEVAVISLSGIVYVNSVRVAGDKIDQAIMQHIKREYNLLIGERTAEIIKMMIGSAYPDEDEHTIEVKGRDLVDGIPKIFTISSEEIRKACTAPVRTIIDAVRVALEQTPPELAADIVDRGIMLTGGGALFKNLDKLIREETGLPVSVAEDPLSTVARGAGKLLDDLHLLRNVTISS, from the coding sequence ATGCTAGTCCAGTGGTTTTTCGGGATGTTTTCAAACGACCTTGCCATTGACCTCGGAACGGCGAATACCCTGGTATTTGTCAAGGACAAAGGCATTGTTCTGAACGAACCGTCAGTCGTGGCAGTGAAGATGGAAGGCGGGGAAAATCGAGTTCTCGCAGTGGGCGTGGACGCAAAAAAAATGCTTGGAAGGACCCCGGAAAACATACAGGCGATAAGACCTTTGAAGGATGGTGTCATTGCAGATTTTGACGCTACGCAGGCCATGCTCCAGTACTTCATCAAGAAGGTTCACAACAACCGCAGGATGCTGGTTATGCCGCGCATAATCATATGCGTCCCTTCCGGTATAACCCAGGTCGAGAAAAGGGCAGTCAAGGAATCGGCGGAAGCGGCCGGTGCCAGAGAAGTGCATATAGTCTATGAACCAATGGCAGCCGCCATAGGAGCCGGCCTTCCGGTGTCGGAACCGACAAGCTCCATGATAGTCGATATCGGCGGAGGAACGACCGAGGTCGCCGTCATTTCGTTATCCGGAATTGTCTATGTAAACAGCGTCCGTGTTGCCGGAGACAAGATCGACCAGGCGATCATGCAGCATATAAAACGTGAATACAACCTCCTCATAGGCGAGCGCACTGCTGAAATAATAAAGATGATGATAGGCTCGGCCTATCCTGACGAAGACGAGCACACCATCGAAGTCAAGGGCCGCGACCTTGTCGACGGCATTCCCAAAATATTCACGATCAGCTCCGAAGAAATCAGAAAAGCCTGTACGGCTCCCGTAAGAACCATAATAGATGCGGTGAGAGTGGCGCTTGAACAGACGCCGCCCGAACTGGCCGCCGACATAGTAGACAGGGGCATAATGCTGACCGGCGGCGGCGCCCTTTTCAAGAACCTGGATAAGCTTATAAGGGAAGAGACCGGCCTTCCTGTAAGCGTTGCGGAAGACCCGCTTTCAACAGTTGCCAGGGGTGCTGGCAAACTCCTGGACGACCTTCACTTGTTAAGGAATGTGACCATCTCGAGTTGA
- the mreC gene encoding rod shape-determining protein MreC translates to MKDHGRIVIYIATAVIVILLISSGHVRNTLYGLPGVREGFYWIQGAVKAPFVFTSGIFNNYLNLVGTKKENAALKKKIALISAQEMVSRDIRNENDRLRRLLDLKQAWPYVELNGAEIIAQDISLMYKTVILDKGSKKGFHVDMPVIVPQGLVGRVISVSADTSQVLLITDVNSAVPAIVENSRIKGIIKGLGNGKLSFDYVRSDEEIKIGDRIITSGLLEIFPKGLLIGTVRSIKRLEYKMFAEIIVEPFVRFDTTEEVFGVGRVLEKKR, encoded by the coding sequence ATGAAGGACCACGGGCGGATAGTAATCTATATTGCCACAGCCGTTATCGTAATTCTTCTCATATCGTCAGGACATGTAAGAAATACCCTGTACGGCCTTCCCGGAGTGAGGGAAGGTTTTTACTGGATTCAGGGTGCAGTCAAAGCCCCGTTTGTCTTTACATCCGGGATTTTCAATAATTATCTAAATCTTGTGGGTACGAAAAAGGAAAATGCGGCGCTTAAAAAAAAGATTGCCTTGATATCTGCTCAGGAAATGGTTTCACGTGATATCAGAAACGAGAATGACAGGCTGAGAAGGCTGCTTGACCTTAAGCAGGCATGGCCTTATGTGGAACTTAACGGGGCCGAGATTATAGCCCAGGACATATCACTCATGTACAAAACGGTTATCCTGGATAAAGGCTCAAAAAAAGGCTTTCATGTGGATATGCCGGTAATTGTTCCACAGGGACTGGTCGGCAGGGTAATTTCGGTTTCTGCCGACACGTCACAGGTTTTGCTCATAACCGATGTCAACAGCGCCGTACCGGCGATAGTTGAAAACAGCAGGATAAAAGGTATTATAAAAGGTCTTGGGAACGGCAAGCTTAGCTTCGATTATGTCAGAAGCGATGAAGAGATAAAGATCGGGGACAGGATAATTACATCGGGACTGCTGGAAATTTTCCCCAAAGGGCTGCTTATAGGCACCGTAAGGTCGATAAAGAGACTTGAATATAAAATGTTCGCAGAGATTATCGTCGAGCCCTTTGTAAGATTCGACACGACCGAGGAGGTATTCGGAGTTGGAAGGGTTCTGGAAAAAAAGCGCTAG
- the mrdA gene encoding penicillin-binding protein 2: MKISYSGSSVEEEFRKKSRILIVVIGLLFAAILLGLFNMQILKRRQYEEQAANNRLRFMEIRAPRGRIMDRNRVILADNRPSYSIVVIPEDITDIKTIAPNLAKLLGSDPKEIEDKFTKALSKPFEAAYIARDIPFEKMARVEMELVNLPGISIEAESERDYVYSDLLSHTLGYLGEISDKELKDPDKANYRKGDLVGRSGVEAACEKDLRGIKGQIAFEVDAKGRKLRIVRERPPQKGKDIVLTIDSRLQAKARDALGDKTGAVVVMVPSTGEILAMASSPSFDPAIFLTPMTSAMWKEVVDNPKHPLENRALRGQYAPGSIFKVLISFAGLKEGVIKPEQTVFCSGKFSLGNRDFMCWKKTGHGNVNFLKGLGESCDIYFYTKGLELGIDRIARYAIDMGFGRKTGIELNDTTGIIPSREWKMKRFHKGWLHGETVNASIGQGYVMVTPIQVAKVMSAVVNGGRVMVPHILTSTPQKVEMLLNLPDSQLNIIKNALKHVVEGDRGTAKVLQDPMFSIGGKTGSAQVAKVIRSKRGDESDIPYKMRDHAWFFGVSPVNTPEIVVVAIVEHGGHGGSVAAPIVGEIIKEYYFLKGYKSGQGLGS; this comes from the coding sequence ATGAAAATTAGCTACTCAGGTTCATCTGTTGAAGAGGAGTTCAGGAAAAAATCGAGAATCCTGATTGTCGTTATCGGACTTCTCTTTGCAGCCATCCTTCTGGGACTGTTCAACATGCAGATACTTAAAAGAAGGCAATATGAGGAACAGGCGGCAAACAACAGGCTTCGATTTATGGAGATAAGGGCTCCGAGGGGCAGGATCATGGACAGAAACAGGGTAATCCTTGCCGACAACAGGCCGTCATACAGCATTGTCGTGATTCCCGAAGACATTACAGATATCAAAACAATTGCACCGAATCTTGCAAAACTTCTGGGCAGCGACCCTAAGGAAATCGAGGATAAGTTTACCAAGGCCCTCTCAAAACCATTCGAGGCAGCCTATATTGCCAGAGATATCCCTTTTGAAAAAATGGCCAGAGTGGAAATGGAGCTTGTCAACCTCCCCGGTATATCGATAGAGGCCGAGAGCGAGCGTGACTATGTATACAGCGATCTGCTTTCACATACTCTAGGTTACCTCGGAGAGATATCCGACAAAGAGCTGAAAGACCCGGATAAGGCGAATTACAGAAAAGGCGATCTTGTCGGCAGGTCTGGCGTTGAAGCAGCATGTGAGAAAGATTTAAGAGGAATCAAAGGACAGATAGCCTTCGAGGTTGACGCAAAGGGCAGAAAGTTGAGGATTGTAAGAGAACGCCCCCCTCAAAAGGGAAAGGACATCGTCCTCACAATAGATTCAAGACTTCAGGCCAAGGCCCGGGATGCACTCGGAGACAAGACCGGTGCCGTTGTCGTTATGGTCCCGTCAACCGGAGAAATTCTTGCGATGGCAAGTTCTCCAAGCTTCGACCCTGCAATATTTCTTACCCCGATGACCTCGGCCATGTGGAAGGAAGTGGTTGACAATCCGAAACACCCCCTTGAAAACAGGGCATTAAGGGGACAGTATGCACCGGGCTCGATATTCAAGGTTCTCATCTCCTTTGCAGGTCTGAAAGAAGGGGTGATAAAACCGGAGCAGACAGTTTTTTGCAGCGGAAAATTCAGTCTGGGAAACAGGGATTTCATGTGCTGGAAAAAGACAGGGCACGGCAATGTAAACTTTCTGAAAGGCCTGGGCGAATCATGTGACATATATTTTTATACCAAAGGCCTTGAACTCGGGATCGACAGGATCGCCCGGTATGCAATCGACATGGGATTCGGCAGAAAGACTGGGATAGAATTGAATGATACGACCGGAATTATCCCTTCAAGGGAATGGAAAATGAAACGGTTTCACAAGGGATGGCTCCACGGGGAGACCGTTAACGCCTCGATAGGTCAGGGTTATGTCATGGTCACGCCGATCCAGGTCGCAAAGGTCATGAGCGCCGTCGTAAACGGCGGCAGGGTTATGGTGCCGCACATACTTACCTCCACACCCCAGAAAGTCGAGATGCTTCTGAACCTTCCGGATTCACAGCTCAATATAATCAAAAACGCACTCAAGCATGTCGTGGAGGGTGACAGGGGCACAGCGAAGGTACTTCAGGACCCCATGTTTTCAATAGGAGGAAAAACGGGTTCGGCTCAGGTGGCAAAGGTAATCAGGTCAAAGAGAGGAGATGAATCGGACATACCATATAAGATGAGAGACCATGCATGGTTCTTCGGAGTCTCCCCTGTGAATACACCGGAAATTGTTGTCGTCGCCATAGTGGAGCACGGAGGGCACGGCGGAAGTGTCGCCGCTCCGATTGTAGGAGAGATAATAAAGGAATATTACTTCCTGAAGGGATACAAAAGTGGGCAGGGTCTCGGATCTTAA
- the rodA gene encoding rod shape-determining protein RodA codes for MGRVSDLKENIDWGLLAILAALLICGLVTLFSATHLTHDTTFIRQLIWTGGGLTAMVLIMLFIDYRWLLKLAWPLYIIIVILLVAVFGAGKEVMGARRWIPLGFFNMQPSELAKIMVIIWVSYWGSKKDSTVDYDFRDLIPPLLVLILPIMLILLEPDLGTACLTGLICAGMFLMLGIRKSTLIKTGAVLICIMPLSWFLLKEYQRQRILTFLDPELDPLGKGYHAIQSKIAVGSGGLYGKGFLHGTQTQLKFLPEHHTDFIFSVIAEEWGFAGCTLIIVLYFLLAAQIITTGLKTKDRFGALLCFGIALFISLHAFINIAMTMGMFPVVGVPLPFISYGGSFMFINLCCIGIVLSVSWRKSMF; via the coding sequence GTGGGCAGGGTCTCGGATCTTAAGGAAAATATAGACTGGGGGCTGCTTGCTATCCTGGCCGCACTGCTTATCTGCGGACTGGTTACACTGTTCAGCGCAACTCATCTCACACACGACACAACATTCATCAGGCAACTTATCTGGACCGGTGGCGGACTGACAGCCATGGTACTGATAATGCTGTTCATAGACTATCGCTGGCTTCTTAAACTTGCCTGGCCATTATACATAATCATCGTGATACTGCTTGTTGCAGTGTTCGGTGCGGGCAAAGAGGTTATGGGAGCCAGACGATGGATACCTCTGGGCTTCTTCAACATGCAGCCTTCGGAACTTGCAAAGATCATGGTTATAATATGGGTCAGCTACTGGGGATCAAAAAAAGACAGCACTGTCGATTATGATTTCAGAGACCTCATCCCCCCCCTTCTTGTTCTCATTTTGCCCATCATGCTCATACTCCTTGAACCTGATCTAGGGACCGCCTGCCTCACCGGTCTCATCTGTGCAGGCATGTTTCTGATGCTTGGCATAAGAAAATCCACACTTATCAAAACAGGTGCCGTATTGATCTGCATAATGCCCCTTTCATGGTTTCTACTGAAGGAGTATCAGCGGCAGAGAATCCTCACCTTTCTCGACCCTGAACTGGACCCTCTAGGCAAAGGCTATCATGCGATACAATCCAAGATCGCTGTCGGTTCGGGCGGGTTATACGGCAAAGGTTTTCTTCACGGAACACAGACACAGCTTAAATTCCTGCCCGAGCATCACACCGATTTCATTTTCTCCGTAATCGCAGAAGAATGGGGTTTTGCAGGCTGCACCCTCATCATTGTCCTTTATTTCCTTCTTGCCGCTCAGATAATAACAACCGGCCTCAAGACAAAAGACCGGTTCGGCGCTTTGCTCTGTTTCGGAATAGCGCTTTTTATAAGCCTTCATGCCTTCATAAACATCGCCATGACCATGGGCATGTTCCCTGTCGTAGGAGTTCCCCTTCCCTTCATAAGCTATGGCGGTTCATTCATGTTCATCAACCTGTGCTGCATCGGCATCGTTCTGAGCGTCTCATGGAGAAAATCGATGTTCTGA